The Streptomyces sp. NBC_00224 genome has a window encoding:
- a CDS encoding ROK family protein → MNGKATHTKTRLDRGRGALGPALELVHTGRAPTRAVLTAELGVTRATAGAVAAELEALGLIQVDSRPGAAAGSQGRPSHRLAVNDSGPVALAAQVHADGFRAALVGLGGRTVATAPGCVTVSADPAQVLGEVVEAGAELLRGSGLRCVGAGLAVPSAVAEPDGTALNPLHLAWPAGAPVREIFAERVRAAGIEGPAFTGNDVNLAALAEHRHGAGRGAQHLLCVATGHRGVGGALVLDGRLHTGSSGLALEVGHLTVSPEGRPCYCGGRGCLDVETDPLAFLVAAGRDPGPEVSLLEQSRELLRTEYEDVAVRGAAQELIDRLGLGLAGLVNILNPDRIILGGLHKALLEADPDRLRAVVADRSLWGRSGGVPILACSLDHNSLVGAAELAWQPVLDDPLAALG, encoded by the coding sequence ATGAACGGCAAGGCGACGCACACCAAGACGAGGCTGGACAGGGGCCGTGGGGCACTCGGCCCCGCGCTCGAACTGGTCCACACCGGCCGCGCGCCCACCCGCGCCGTCCTCACCGCCGAGCTGGGCGTCACCCGGGCCACGGCCGGAGCGGTCGCCGCCGAACTCGAAGCGCTCGGCCTCATCCAGGTCGACTCCCGCCCCGGCGCCGCCGCCGGTTCCCAGGGCCGCCCCTCGCACCGCCTCGCGGTCAACGACTCGGGCCCCGTCGCCCTCGCCGCCCAGGTGCACGCCGATGGATTCCGCGCCGCACTGGTGGGCCTGGGCGGCCGGACGGTCGCCACCGCACCCGGCTGCGTCACCGTCTCCGCCGACCCGGCGCAGGTGCTGGGCGAGGTCGTCGAGGCGGGCGCCGAACTCCTGCGCGGCAGCGGGCTGCGCTGCGTCGGCGCGGGCCTGGCCGTGCCGTCGGCCGTCGCCGAGCCGGACGGCACCGCGCTGAACCCGCTGCACCTGGCCTGGCCCGCGGGCGCCCCGGTGCGCGAGATCTTCGCCGAGCGGGTACGGGCCGCGGGCATCGAGGGTCCCGCCTTCACCGGCAACGACGTCAACCTCGCCGCCCTCGCCGAGCACCGCCACGGCGCCGGGCGCGGTGCGCAGCACCTGCTCTGCGTGGCCACCGGGCACCGGGGCGTCGGCGGCGCCCTCGTCCTCGACGGCCGTCTGCACACCGGGAGTTCGGGCCTCGCCCTGGAGGTCGGCCACCTCACCGTCAGCCCCGAGGGCCGCCCCTGCTACTGCGGCGGCCGGGGCTGCCTGGACGTGGAGACCGACCCGCTCGCCTTCCTGGTGGCGGCGGGCCGCGACCCGGGCCCCGAGGTCTCGCTCCTGGAGCAGTCCCGCGAGCTGCTGCGCACGGAGTACGAGGACGTGGCCGTACGGGGGGCCGCGCAGGAGCTCATCGACCGCCTGGGCCTGGGGTTGGCCGGGCTCGTCAACATCCTCAACCCCGACCGGATCATCCTCGGCGGACTGCACAAGGCCCTGCTGGAGGCGGACCCGGACCGGCTGCGGGCGGTCGTCGCCGACCGCAGCCTGTGGGGGCGCAGCGGCGGCGTGCCCATCCTCGCGTGCTCGCTCGACCACAACAGCCTGGTCGGCGCGGCCGAGCTGGCGTGGCAGCCGGTGCTCGACGACCCGTTGGCGGCGCTGGGCTGA
- a CDS encoding maleylpyruvate isomerase family mycothiol-dependent enzyme, with translation MDTAELINALDREGRLLAEAAGTAGPDAPVPTCPGWQVRDLLRHTGTVHRWATAYITEGHTAFHPSGEEPDLDGDGLLDWFREGHRALVGALTGAPKDLECWHFLPAPSPLAFWARRQAHETAVHRVDAESARGGHATAPEPEFAVDGIDELLRAFHAREQSRVRTQTPRTLRVRTTDTDAVWTVHLSDGVPRTVQDDDGPADCELSGSAHELYLTLWNRRPLSSVALAGDASLAELWQANSAITWK, from the coding sequence ATGGACACCGCTGAACTCATCAACGCCCTCGACCGCGAGGGCCGGTTGCTGGCCGAGGCCGCCGGCACGGCGGGCCCCGACGCCCCCGTGCCGACGTGCCCCGGCTGGCAGGTGCGGGATCTGCTGCGGCACACCGGGACGGTGCACCGCTGGGCGACCGCGTACATCACCGAGGGCCACACCGCCTTCCACCCCAGCGGTGAGGAGCCCGACCTGGACGGCGACGGACTCCTCGACTGGTTCCGCGAGGGCCACCGGGCGCTCGTCGGCGCGCTGACCGGCGCACCGAAGGACCTGGAGTGCTGGCACTTCCTGCCCGCGCCCTCCCCGCTGGCGTTCTGGGCCCGCCGCCAGGCGCACGAGACGGCCGTCCACCGGGTGGACGCCGAGTCGGCCCGGGGCGGCCACGCCACCGCGCCGGAGCCGGAGTTCGCCGTCGACGGCATCGACGAGCTGCTCCGCGCCTTCCACGCCCGGGAGCAGAGCCGGGTGCGGACACAGACGCCGCGCACCCTTCGCGTACGGACGACGGACACGGACGCGGTGTGGACCGTGCACCTGTCGGACGGGGTGCCGCGCACGGTCCAGGACGACGACGGCCCCGCCGACTGCGAGCTGAGCGGCTCCGCGCACGAGCTGTATCTGACGCTGTGGAACCGACGGCCGCTCTCGTCCGTTGCTCTTGCGGGCGACGCGTCGCTCGCCGAACTGTGGCAGGCGAATTCGGCCATCACCTGGAAGTAG
- a CDS encoding MFS transporter — translation MPLLNKVRTALPAGSGAHTAAPSLLRLRTALTVFFALDGFLFAGWVVRIPAIKQQTGASAGDLGLALLGVSAGAVVTMVLTGRLCRRFGSHPVTVACAALMALAIALPPQTHSALALGAVLLLFGAAYGGINVAMNSAAVDLVAALRRPVMPSFHAAFSLGGMLGAGVGALVAGGLSPTAHLLALTGFGLLVTALAGPALLRHPAPTHTATPHAQGRRLDGRARRLVLLFGVIALCTAYGEGAMADWGALHLEQDLDAAPGIAAIGYSLFALAMTAGRLSGTFLLERLGQTRALVAGGMTATAGMLLGALAPTVWLALTGFAVMGLGLANIFPVAVARAGALAGPGGVAAASTLGYGGMLLGPPAIGFVTQWSSLPVALTTVAALSAAAAVISYASRHATAGA, via the coding sequence GTGCCGCTACTAAACAAAGTACGGACGGCCCTTCCGGCAGGATCCGGCGCGCACACCGCCGCGCCCTCCTTGCTCCGCCTCCGCACCGCCCTGACCGTGTTCTTCGCCCTCGACGGATTCCTCTTCGCCGGCTGGGTGGTCCGCATCCCGGCCATCAAGCAGCAGACCGGTGCCTCGGCCGGTGACCTCGGCCTCGCCCTGCTAGGCGTCTCGGCGGGCGCCGTGGTGACCATGGTGCTCACCGGCCGGCTCTGCCGGCGCTTCGGCAGCCACCCCGTGACCGTGGCCTGCGCCGCGCTGATGGCGCTGGCCATCGCCCTGCCCCCGCAGACCCATTCGGCGCTCGCCCTGGGAGCGGTCCTGCTGCTCTTCGGCGCCGCGTACGGCGGGATCAACGTGGCCATGAACAGCGCGGCCGTCGATCTGGTCGCCGCCCTGCGGCGCCCGGTGATGCCCAGCTTCCACGCCGCGTTCAGCCTCGGCGGGATGCTCGGCGCGGGCGTCGGCGCGCTGGTCGCGGGCGGCCTCTCCCCCACCGCGCACCTGCTCGCGCTGACCGGGTTCGGCCTGCTGGTGACCGCCCTCGCGGGACCGGCCCTGCTGCGCCACCCCGCCCCGACGCACACCGCGACCCCGCACGCCCAGGGGCGGCGCCTCGACGGACGGGCCCGGCGCCTGGTGCTCCTGTTCGGCGTGATCGCCCTGTGCACGGCGTACGGGGAAGGGGCCATGGCCGACTGGGGCGCGCTCCACCTGGAGCAGGACCTCGACGCGGCGCCCGGCATCGCCGCCATCGGCTACTCGCTGTTCGCCCTGGCCATGACGGCCGGCCGACTCAGCGGCACCTTCCTGCTCGAACGCCTGGGCCAGACCCGCGCGCTGGTCGCGGGCGGCATGACGGCCACGGCCGGGATGCTGCTCGGCGCGCTCGCGCCGACGGTGTGGCTCGCGCTCACCGGTTTCGCGGTGATGGGCCTGGGCCTCGCCAACATCTTCCCGGTCGCGGTGGCCCGCGCGGGCGCGCTGGCCGGACCCGGCGGGGTCGCCGCCGCCTCGACCCTCGGCTACGGCGGCATGCTGCTCGGCCCGCCCGCGATCGGCTTCGTGACCCAGTGGTCCTCCCTGCCGGTCGCCCTGACGACGGTGGCCGCACTGTCGGCGGCGGCGGCCGTGATCTCGTACGCCTCGCGGCATGCGACGGCGGGGGCGTGA